In the genome of Streptomyces collinus, one region contains:
- a CDS encoding putative quinol monooxygenase produces MSQPIRLVIHITTLPGRGKDQIAAFERTAPLVRAEEGCLQYDMHQVCDAPDRFVLIERWSSEEALAAHDVSPHMVEADAAATAFRAGPATVVQLVSEPLA; encoded by the coding sequence ATGTCCCAGCCGATACGGCTCGTCATCCACATCACCACGCTCCCGGGCCGGGGGAAGGACCAGATCGCCGCCTTCGAGCGGACCGCCCCGCTCGTGCGGGCCGAAGAGGGATGCCTCCAGTACGACATGCACCAGGTGTGTGACGCCCCCGACCGCTTCGTCCTGATCGAGCGGTGGTCGTCCGAGGAAGCGCTCGCCGCGCACGACGTCAGCCCGCACATGGTCGAGGCCGACGCGGCCGCCACCGCGTTCAGGGCCGGCCCGGCGACGGTGGTCCAGCTCGTCTCCGAACCCCTCGCCTGA
- a CDS encoding homoserine dehydrogenase, with product MRNIRIGLLGCGTVGEEFAGLLLERRSAIEDVAGISLELVRVAVRDPGKPRSVALDPAVFTTNAYDVVKAEDVDLVVELIGGTSPAGELVTAALNAGKPVVTANKELVASAGPDLFAAADRAGVDLFFEAAAVAAVPLLRPVRESLLAEDVTRVAGIVNGTTNYMLTRMTADGLGFEEALAKAQELGYAEPDASADVEGADAASKIAILASLAFNRSVVADDVSREGITGLLAEDFELAARFGFDIKLLAVAERFTGPPDARGTIGAQVFPALISRDHPLASVRESFNAVFVTTSAAGELMFYGHGAGPRPSASAILGDVVGAAEHLARGTHRRVPVGRPAALRPTRDLVHSYYIRADVDEAPGVLSEVTGVFGRHGVSIRTVDQHGSESQARIVFLTFPAPEHALHDALEELHDLDHVRAVGRVLRIYT from the coding sequence ATGAGGAACATCCGCATCGGACTGCTCGGCTGCGGAACCGTCGGGGAGGAGTTCGCCGGACTGCTTCTCGAACGGCGATCCGCGATCGAGGACGTCGCCGGGATCTCCCTGGAACTGGTACGGGTCGCGGTGCGCGATCCCGGCAAGCCGCGCTCCGTGGCACTGGACCCGGCGGTCTTCACCACCAACGCCTACGACGTCGTCAAGGCCGAGGACGTCGACCTCGTGGTCGAGTTGATCGGCGGCACCTCACCGGCCGGTGAGCTGGTGACGGCCGCGCTGAACGCCGGGAAGCCGGTCGTGACCGCGAACAAGGAACTCGTCGCGAGCGCGGGTCCCGACCTGTTCGCCGCGGCCGACCGGGCGGGCGTGGACCTCTTCTTCGAGGCGGCCGCGGTGGCCGCCGTGCCCCTCCTGCGGCCCGTCCGGGAGTCGCTGCTGGCCGAGGACGTGACGCGCGTCGCCGGTATCGTCAACGGCACCACGAACTACATGCTCACCCGCATGACGGCCGACGGTCTGGGCTTCGAGGAGGCACTGGCGAAGGCCCAGGAACTCGGATACGCCGAACCCGACGCGAGTGCCGATGTGGAGGGCGCCGACGCGGCGTCCAAGATCGCCATCCTCGCCTCGCTGGCGTTCAACCGGTCCGTCGTGGCCGACGACGTCAGCCGGGAGGGCATCACCGGCCTCCTCGCCGAGGACTTCGAACTGGCCGCCCGGTTCGGATTCGACATCAAACTCCTGGCGGTCGCCGAGCGCTTCACCGGCCCGCCGGATGCGCGGGGCACGATCGGCGCACAGGTCTTCCCCGCGCTGATCTCGCGCGATCACCCGCTGGCGAGCGTGCGGGAGAGCTTCAACGCGGTCTTCGTGACCACGTCCGCGGCCGGTGAGCTCATGTTCTACGGGCACGGCGCCGGCCCCCGCCCCTCGGCGTCGGCGATCCTGGGCGATGTCGTCGGCGCCGCGGAACACCTGGCGCGCGGGACCCACCGGCGCGTCCCCGTCGGCCGGCCGGCGGCCCTGCGGCCCACACGGGACCTGGTGCACTCCTACTACATCCGGGCCGACGTCGACGAGGCACCGGGCGTGCTGTCCGAGGTGACCGGGGTGTTCGGGCGGCACGGCGTGTCGATCCGCACAGTGGACCAGCACGGTTCGGAGTCCCAGGCACGCATCGTGTTCCTCACCTTCCCGGCACCCGAGCACGCACTCCACGACGCGCTGGAGGAGCTGCACGACCTGGACCACGTCCGGGCGGTCGGCCGGGTGCTGCGCATCTACACCTAG
- a CDS encoding flavin reductase family protein, whose amino-acid sequence MNITETTVQEAFKDVMACVATPVSIVTAMPRDGAPCGATVSAFASLSVTPAMVMASLDRGSRTLAAIRDSGRFGLNVLGADQDDLAMSFATRSGTDKFRDTSWDVDHGVPRLARSSAWIASTVAGLVDGGDHVIVLGRVDAAEAAGGEAPLVYHRRSFGTHRPHGLTESVRAPE is encoded by the coding sequence ATGAACATCACTGAAACCACCGTGCAGGAGGCGTTCAAGGACGTCATGGCCTGCGTGGCCACACCCGTGTCCATCGTGACGGCCATGCCGCGCGACGGCGCGCCGTGCGGAGCGACCGTCAGCGCGTTCGCCTCGCTGTCGGTCACGCCGGCCATGGTGATGGCCAGTCTGGACAGGGGGTCGCGGACGCTCGCCGCGATACGCGACTCGGGGCGCTTCGGCCTCAACGTCCTCGGCGCCGACCAGGACGACCTGGCGATGTCCTTCGCGACCAGGAGCGGGACCGACAAGTTCCGTGACACCTCCTGGGACGTCGACCACGGAGTCCCGCGCCTGGCGCGGAGCTCGGCCTGGATCGCGTCGACCGTGGCCGGCCTGGTGGACGGCGGTGACCACGTCATCGTGCTCGGCCGCGTCGACGCGGCGGAGGCCGCCGGGGGCGAAGCACCGCTGGTCTACCACCGGCGCAGCTTCGGAACCCACCGGCCGCACGGCCTGACCGAGAGCGTGAGGGCGCCGGAATGA
- a CDS encoding transporter substrate-binding domain-containing protein: MFTDPHDGTTVRVGLQRSTPPFSYAPTAEFRPVGYSVDLARLALDRVFSGAGGVPPLDAVEVTSSTRQRLLAERRIDIECGSTTITRERSRRCAFSRPVFRTAHRIALKPGADLTAGRPRVVGIQGSTSQAALESHADLGFDHAFVGVRSIGEARDAFLADRQIDAMVADEVILRALLRGSGAPAGTELLDVRLGGENYGFMMRHEDAAFVRAVDDALADVFASEEYTRLVERWFVDELPGLGFGLGMDPADEAFVPRTRKTGKHPAETGETLAMGTGGFDEHH, from the coding sequence TTGTTCACTGACCCACACGACGGCACGACGGTGCGGGTGGGGCTGCAGCGCAGCACGCCACCGTTCTCCTACGCCCCGACGGCGGAATTCCGTCCCGTCGGCTACTCCGTCGACTTGGCGCGGCTGGCCCTCGACCGGGTCTTCTCCGGAGCGGGCGGGGTACCGCCGCTGGATGCGGTCGAGGTCACCTCCTCGACGAGACAGAGGCTGCTGGCAGAGCGCCGCATCGACATCGAATGCGGGTCGACGACCATCACGCGGGAACGCTCGCGGCGCTGCGCCTTCAGCCGGCCGGTGTTCCGCACCGCGCACCGGATCGCCCTGAAGCCCGGCGCGGACCTGACGGCGGGCCGGCCGCGCGTGGTCGGCATCCAGGGCTCGACGAGCCAGGCCGCCCTGGAGAGCCACGCGGACCTGGGCTTCGACCACGCCTTCGTCGGGGTCCGGTCCATCGGCGAGGCCAGGGACGCCTTCCTGGCAGACCGGCAGATCGACGCCATGGTGGCGGACGAGGTGATCCTCCGCGCACTGCTGCGCGGCTCCGGCGCGCCGGCGGGCACGGAACTTCTGGACGTGCGCCTCGGCGGGGAGAACTACGGATTCATGATGCGGCACGAGGACGCGGCGTTCGTCCGCGCCGTCGACGACGCCCTCGCCGACGTGTTCGCGTCCGAGGAGTACACCCGGCTCGTCGAGCGCTGGTTCGTCGACGAACTGCCCGGTCTCGGCTTCGGCCTGGGCATGGATCCCGCGGACGAGGCCTTCGTGCCGCGGACGAGGAAGACGGGGAAGCACCCTGCCGAAACGGGGGAGACCCTGGCGATGGGAACAGGCGGATTCGATGAACATCACTGA
- a CDS encoding thioesterase II family protein, producing MEQVTSEEARLLRRYGPGHRQVAVCFHHAGGGMSSYRGWADRLRTHVDVVLVQLKGREDRTAEPLTDDLGELAVRIARGICEMPYDEILLVGHSMGATVAWAVADAMWAVYRRRARVVLSAQAPPPYTDQVGRQPPPADHDRPAEDPGACGDTLTSAADAFHARLLAADLAWMAREFPALVPRPLPVDVHCLAADRDPLLAPGDMAGWASLTTRRFSRRTVPGGHMYLLTNPEPVLDLVGELAVHGTTDRVIGVVH from the coding sequence ATGGAGCAGGTCACTTCCGAGGAAGCGCGACTGCTCAGACGGTACGGGCCCGGTCACCGGCAGGTGGCCGTCTGCTTCCACCACGCGGGCGGTGGCATGTCGTCCTACCGCGGCTGGGCGGATCGGCTCCGCACGCACGTGGACGTGGTCCTGGTCCAGCTCAAGGGGCGCGAGGACCGCACCGCGGAACCGCTCACCGACGACCTCGGTGAGCTCGCCGTGCGCATCGCCCGGGGGATCTGCGAGATGCCCTACGACGAGATCCTGCTCGTCGGCCACAGCATGGGCGCGACCGTCGCGTGGGCGGTTGCCGACGCGATGTGGGCGGTCTACCGGCGGCGCGCGCGTGTGGTGCTGTCGGCCCAGGCCCCGCCGCCGTACACGGACCAGGTCGGCCGGCAGCCGCCGCCAGCGGACCACGACCGCCCCGCGGAGGACCCGGGAGCCTGCGGCGACACCCTGACCAGTGCCGCCGACGCGTTCCACGCGCGTCTCCTGGCCGCTGACCTGGCCTGGATGGCACGCGAGTTCCCCGCGCTGGTCCCACGGCCGCTGCCGGTCGACGTGCACTGCCTGGCGGCCGACCGGGACCCGCTGCTGGCACCCGGGGACATGGCCGGCTGGGCGTCGCTGACGACCCGGCGCTTCTCACGGCGGACGGTGCCAGGGGGACACATGTACCTCCTGACGAATCCGGAGCCCGTCCTCGACCTGGTCGGGGAACTGGCGGTCCACGGCACGACAGACAGGGTGATCGGTGTTGTTCACTGA
- a CDS encoding gamma carbonic anhydrase family protein, translating into MRTYSFQGIEPRVHPSVYAFDDVVVIGDVEIGEDVSLWPGVTVRGDKGTVRIGRGSNIQDHAMLHSDPGAPLDIGRDVTVAHSAVLHGCSVGSGTVVGIGAMLLNGVSVGESCRVSAGAVLSAGPVYPPRSLIAGTPPSVLMTLSDSDVSVLDETAAEYRELAAQYRTGLRRVEAAGHEQPRTRAAV; encoded by the coding sequence GTGCGCACGTACAGCTTCCAGGGCATCGAGCCGCGCGTTCACCCGAGCGTCTACGCGTTCGACGACGTCGTGGTGATCGGGGACGTCGAGATCGGGGAGGACGTCAGTCTCTGGCCGGGCGTCACCGTTCGCGGGGACAAGGGGACGGTGCGGATCGGCCGGGGCTCCAACATCCAGGACCACGCGATGCTGCACTCGGACCCAGGCGCTCCGCTGGACATCGGACGGGACGTCACGGTCGCCCACAGCGCGGTTCTGCACGGCTGCTCGGTCGGCTCCGGTACGGTCGTCGGGATCGGCGCGATGCTGCTGAACGGCGTCTCGGTCGGCGAGAGCTGCCGGGTGTCGGCGGGCGCGGTGCTCAGCGCCGGCCCCGTCTACCCGCCCCGGAGCCTCATCGCGGGCACGCCGCCCTCCGTCCTGATGACGCTGAGCGACAGCGACGTGTCGGTGCTGGACGAGACGGCCGCCGAGTACCGGGAACTCGCCGCGCAGTACCGCACCGGACTGCGCCGGGTCGAAGCGGCGGGCCACGAGCAGCCCCGGACACGGGCCGCTGTCTGA
- a CDS encoding MupA/Atu3671 family FMN-dependent luciferase-like monooxygenase gives MSDDSLLDAGQLARLKAKLRSGDAPAPAGDQRPPAPALPELGVIFFSGLSGDSDPYDLLVEVSRFVDRAGYNAVWTPERHFTEVGGAYPNPALLGAAVAVITENVRIRSGSVNLPLHDTLRVAEEWALVDNLSGGRVDLAVAPGWHSRDFVLKPEAYETRGQVLNESREELRKLWRGVAVERTDPAGERHDILTFPRPVQPDLPLWLTSSKSVDSWRFAGEQGLNVLTALINFGPAELQNRIGIYREARARAGLDPEAGVVSLMLHTYVGADTYEAVERVRGPMIEYLGSFVTQHATSGQAEAQDKARTLQNLDADRDEFLEMVFQRYVSSSSLIGDVKQARQTLEGFRDMGVDEVACLVDFGLSKDEVLASLGRLSQLLQKGA, from the coding sequence ATGTCTGACGACTCCCTCCTGGACGCCGGACAACTGGCACGCCTGAAAGCGAAACTGAGGTCGGGGGACGCACCCGCACCAGCCGGAGACCAGCGGCCACCGGCGCCGGCCCTTCCCGAACTGGGCGTCATCTTCTTCTCCGGACTGAGCGGCGACAGCGATCCCTACGACCTCCTGGTCGAGGTCTCCCGGTTCGTCGACCGCGCGGGCTACAACGCGGTCTGGACGCCGGAGCGGCACTTCACCGAGGTCGGCGGCGCCTATCCCAATCCGGCGCTCCTGGGCGCGGCCGTCGCCGTGATCACCGAGAACGTTCGCATCCGCTCCGGAAGCGTGAACCTCCCGCTGCACGACACCCTGCGGGTGGCGGAGGAATGGGCCCTCGTCGACAACCTGTCGGGCGGGCGCGTCGATCTGGCGGTGGCGCCCGGCTGGCATTCACGGGACTTCGTCCTCAAGCCCGAGGCGTACGAGACCAGGGGCCAGGTGCTCAACGAGTCACGGGAGGAGCTGCGCAAGCTCTGGCGCGGCGTCGCCGTCGAGCGCACCGACCCCGCCGGGGAGCGCCACGACATCCTGACCTTCCCCCGGCCCGTGCAGCCGGACCTCCCCCTCTGGCTCACCTCGTCGAAGAGCGTCGACTCCTGGCGCTTCGCGGGGGAGCAGGGCCTCAACGTCCTGACGGCGCTCATCAACTTCGGGCCGGCCGAGCTCCAGAACCGCATCGGCATCTACCGCGAGGCACGCGCCCGGGCCGGACTCGACCCCGAGGCCGGTGTCGTCTCCTTGATGCTGCACACCTACGTCGGCGCCGACACCTACGAGGCCGTGGAACGCGTCCGGGGGCCGATGATCGAGTACCTGGGTTCCTTCGTCACGCAGCACGCGACGTCGGGACAGGCGGAGGCCCAGGACAAGGCGCGGACCCTGCAGAACCTCGACGCGGACCGGGACGAATTCCTGGAGATGGTGTTCCAGCGGTACGTCTCCTCCAGCTCCCTCATCGGCGATGTGAAGCAGGCCCGGCAGACGCTGGAGGGATTTCGCGACATGGGGGTGGACGAGGTCGCGTGCCTCGTGGACTTCGGACTGTCCAAAGACGAGGTGCTGGCCAGCCTCGGCCGGCTCTCGCAGCTACTTCAGAAGGGAGCCTGA
- a CDS encoding type I polyketide synthase → MENDDELIAIVSMQCRLPEAPDVDAFWQKLVNGETVIRDLSDPEVASAGVPAEQRSRRDYVNRAGVLEGVAEFDSAYFGYSPREADVLDVQQRLMLESSVSLLERANIDPQRTEQRIGVFAGSGMSTYLFGALRRSDLVESLGEMVVRHGNDKDFLATRISYKLNLRGPSVNVQTACSTGLVAVHSAVQSLLLNECDAAIAGAVHIRVPQESGYQYQVGGVLSPDGVCRPFDSGANGTLFTNGLGLVLLKRLRDAIADGDEVHAVIAGSSVNNDGAQKVSFTAPSVSGQVAVLSDALQVSGAKQTDVSYIEAHGTGTALGDPIEIEAIKQAYGVDGAPCGIGSLKGNFGHVNIAAGIIGLIKTALVLKHRYVPPTVNVGEVNPALELDGSRYFVTTEGRPLDSDTETWAAVSAFGMGGTNGHVILKSFEQAPAEPAAPADGPSILTFSARTEEALEGQAAALARHLAAHPDGSLAEYAYTLREGRTRHPHRASLAAIDRTEAVSRLRAGRYHRGTEAGPDEIAFVFAGQGTQRQAMGAVLAANNEHFSRRLAEATAAVNQHTDVDVTAFLGPDSQVDGIDTSVAQPLLFAVEHALASALIDSGVRPRYVFGHSLGEIVAATVAGVFDLEAAAEFVATRARLMGRCETGAMLAVDRLEPFTDLLDDASLVVAATNSPQQYVLSGTHEAIATAAARAAEAGTHHQRLATSHAFHSPLMRQAADDFLEFLKPRDFRAPRIPLVSNVTGRFLTEYEARSPHYWADHLLRTVDFAASVQTLRDSGVSRFVEIGPGRSMSNLVRAGYGPDASQNLQLAQALGEREHEDESFADAVALGWATDSEVPLGRYATAARMTSLPTYAFERRVHWVEPTLGFAADDRAGEQEAPPRTVPTGTAEAVLDGDRVQNATTTPADGPPDPDDPTEEIRRVVGRIFEGFLGEAAAADNRGFFELGGNSLMAIQLINKLRETFQLDFSVRDFYENSSVTATTQVVTALLREEPAHV, encoded by the coding sequence ATGGAAAACGATGACGAGCTGATCGCGATCGTCTCGATGCAATGCCGCCTGCCCGAGGCGCCGGACGTCGACGCGTTCTGGCAGAAGCTGGTGAACGGCGAGACCGTCATCAGAGACCTCTCGGACCCGGAGGTCGCGTCCGCCGGGGTGCCGGCCGAGCAGCGGTCGCGCCGGGACTACGTCAACAGGGCCGGAGTCCTCGAAGGCGTCGCCGAGTTCGACTCCGCGTACTTCGGATACTCCCCCCGCGAAGCGGACGTCCTCGATGTCCAGCAGCGCCTCATGCTCGAATCGTCGGTGTCCCTGCTGGAGCGGGCCAACATCGATCCGCAGCGCACCGAGCAGCGGATCGGCGTCTTCGCCGGCTCCGGGATGAGCACCTACCTCTTCGGTGCGCTGCGCCGCAGTGACCTGGTCGAGTCGCTGGGCGAGATGGTCGTCCGGCACGGCAACGACAAGGACTTCCTGGCGACCCGCATCTCCTACAAGCTGAACCTGCGCGGACCCAGCGTGAACGTGCAGACGGCGTGCTCGACCGGGCTCGTGGCCGTCCACTCGGCGGTGCAGAGCCTCCTGCTGAACGAATGCGACGCGGCCATCGCCGGAGCGGTCCACATCCGCGTTCCGCAGGAGTCCGGGTACCAGTACCAGGTGGGCGGCGTGCTGTCGCCGGACGGGGTGTGCCGCCCGTTCGACTCCGGCGCGAACGGCACGCTCTTCACCAACGGGCTCGGGCTCGTCCTGCTGAAGCGGCTGCGCGACGCGATCGCCGACGGGGACGAGGTGCACGCGGTGATCGCCGGCTCGTCGGTGAACAACGACGGTGCGCAGAAGGTCAGTTTCACCGCGCCGAGCGTCTCCGGCCAGGTCGCGGTGCTCAGCGACGCCCTCCAGGTCTCGGGCGCCAAGCAGACGGACGTCTCCTACATCGAGGCGCACGGCACGGGCACGGCGCTGGGCGACCCCATCGAGATCGAGGCCATCAAGCAGGCGTACGGCGTCGACGGGGCCCCGTGCGGGATCGGTTCGCTCAAGGGCAACTTCGGACACGTCAACATCGCCGCCGGCATCATCGGGCTGATCAAGACGGCCCTGGTCCTCAAGCACCGGTACGTGCCGCCGACGGTCAACGTCGGTGAGGTCAACCCGGCGCTCGAACTGGACGGCTCCCGCTACTTCGTGACCACCGAGGGGCGGCCCCTGGACAGCGACACCGAGACCTGGGCCGCCGTCAGCGCCTTCGGCATGGGCGGCACCAACGGCCATGTCATCCTCAAGAGCTTCGAGCAGGCACCCGCAGAGCCCGCGGCGCCCGCCGACGGCCCGAGCATCCTCACGTTCTCGGCACGCACGGAGGAAGCCCTCGAAGGCCAGGCGGCCGCACTCGCACGGCACCTAGCCGCGCACCCGGACGGTTCGCTCGCCGAGTACGCCTACACGCTGCGCGAGGGACGGACACGGCACCCCCACCGGGCGTCGCTGGCCGCGATCGACCGGACGGAGGCGGTCTCCCGCCTGAGGGCCGGGCGGTACCACAGGGGTACGGAAGCGGGCCCGGACGAGATCGCGTTCGTCTTCGCGGGGCAGGGGACGCAACGCCAGGCGATGGGAGCCGTGCTCGCCGCGAACAACGAGCACTTCTCGCGCCGGCTCGCCGAGGCGACCGCCGCGGTCAACCAGCACACCGACGTCGATGTGACCGCGTTCCTCGGCCCCGACTCCCAGGTCGACGGCATCGACACCTCCGTGGCACAGCCCCTGCTGTTCGCCGTGGAGCACGCGCTGGCGTCCGCCCTGATCGACTCGGGTGTCCGGCCCCGGTACGTCTTCGGGCACAGCCTCGGCGAGATCGTCGCCGCGACCGTCGCCGGCGTGTTCGACCTGGAGGCGGCGGCCGAGTTCGTCGCGACGCGGGCACGGCTGATGGGGCGGTGCGAGACCGGAGCCATGCTCGCGGTCGACCGCCTGGAGCCGTTCACGGACCTGCTCGACGACGCCTCCCTCGTCGTGGCGGCTACCAACTCCCCCCAGCAGTACGTGCTGTCGGGCACCCACGAGGCGATCGCCACGGCAGCGGCACGAGCCGCCGAGGCCGGAACGCACCACCAGCGGCTGGCGACCTCGCACGCCTTCCACTCGCCGCTCATGCGGCAGGCCGCTGACGACTTCCTGGAGTTCCTCAAGCCCCGCGACTTCCGGGCACCGCGCATTCCGCTGGTGTCGAACGTCACCGGACGGTTCCTCACGGAGTACGAGGCCCGCAGCCCCCACTACTGGGCCGACCACCTGCTCCGTACGGTCGACTTCGCCGCATCGGTGCAGACGCTGCGGGACTCCGGCGTGAGCAGGTTCGTCGAGATCGGCCCGGGCCGGTCGATGAGCAACCTGGTGCGGGCGGGCTACGGGCCCGACGCCTCCCAGAACCTCCAGCTGGCCCAGGCGCTGGGGGAGCGGGAGCACGAGGACGAGTCCTTCGCGGACGCCGTCGCGCTCGGCTGGGCCACAGACTCGGAGGTTCCCCTCGGCAGGTACGCGACCGCCGCGCGGATGACGTCCCTTCCCACCTACGCGTTCGAACGCCGCGTCCACTGGGTCGAGCCGACTCTGGGCTTCGCGGCCGACGACCGCGCCGGTGAGCAGGAGGCCCCGCCCCGCACCGTACCGACGGGCACCGCCGAGGCCGTCCTCGACGGCGACCGGGTCCAGAACGCGACGACCACGCCGGCCGACGGCCCGCCGGACCCGGACGATCCGACCGAGGAGATCCGGCGCGTCGTCGGGCGGATCTTCGAAGGCTTCCTCGGGGAGGCCGCCGCAGCCGACAACCGGGGCTTCTTCGAGCTCGGCGGCAACTCGCTCATGGCCATCCAGCTGATCAACAAGCTGCGGGAGACATTCCAGCTGGACTTCTCCGTCCGTGACTTCTACGAGAACAGCTCGGTCACGGCGACCACCCAGGTGGTCACGGCACTGCTGCGGGAGGAGCCCGCACATGTCTGA
- a CDS encoding non-ribosomal peptide synthetase, whose translation MQKADTLLQQACEKFADATAIRCASESVRFSELSARAGALADDLRARDIGAGDVVAVLGRRSASVITAVFAVWKAGATVMLVDDALPEVRRETMLASGRARATVDCANGHRIESRPGSEPLPGGGPAGALHHHDDYAYIAFTSGSTGKPKAIVGSHEGLSRFLEWQSGEFGIGPQDRFAHFTNLSFDVWFRDALTPLISGATLCIPDGRHLDGTAVRDFLRAEEITAFHLVPSLGKVWLSGPEESEPIPGVRLSFFAGEPLDGALVNRWHDLFPHCQVVNLYGPTETTLAQHFHRVPRPPAPGIQPVGHNLPRSRSHVLDESGQPCADGVSGQIHIAADHPSYGYLVDGRIVSPFVELHLGGERVLAYPTGDLGRYGADGVLEILGRADDQVKIAGVRIELQEVRSAVQSHPSIRDAFVCAPEDRFTKTIVAIVEGDAAAERALRDHLSERLMSAMLPSAFLYLPELPKLPNGKTDRTALTEIARGHVQARRADSDRRAGARSGPAAARLERIWLSVAGGGTSSLADRESNFFDIGGTSLTIVALHSEIQSEFDVRFPLVRLFEYASFNAQCRFLDSLSEEPYGRVPGRTAATARAARSRVLSSRRTCRR comes from the coding sequence GTGCAAAAGGCCGACACCCTGTTACAGCAGGCCTGTGAGAAATTCGCTGACGCGACCGCGATCCGCTGTGCCTCGGAGTCCGTCCGGTTCTCCGAACTGTCCGCCCGCGCCGGGGCCTTGGCGGACGACCTGCGGGCGCGGGACATCGGGGCCGGCGATGTCGTCGCTGTGCTCGGCAGGCGCAGCGCGTCGGTGATCACGGCCGTGTTCGCGGTGTGGAAGGCCGGCGCGACCGTCATGCTCGTCGATGACGCGCTCCCCGAGGTGCGCCGCGAGACCATGCTGGCCTCCGGCCGCGCGCGGGCGACCGTCGACTGCGCGAACGGCCACCGGATCGAGTCGCGGCCCGGCTCCGAACCCCTGCCGGGAGGCGGCCCGGCCGGGGCGCTCCACCATCACGACGACTACGCCTACATCGCCTTCACCTCCGGATCCACCGGGAAGCCCAAGGCGATCGTCGGAAGCCACGAGGGCCTGTCCCGGTTCCTGGAGTGGCAGTCCGGCGAATTCGGCATCGGCCCGCAGGATCGCTTCGCCCATTTCACCAACCTCTCTTTCGACGTCTGGTTCCGGGACGCACTCACGCCGCTGATCTCAGGGGCCACGCTGTGCATCCCGGATGGACGGCACCTGGACGGCACCGCGGTGCGGGACTTCCTGCGCGCGGAGGAGATCACCGCATTCCACCTGGTCCCGTCACTGGGCAAGGTGTGGCTGTCGGGCCCGGAGGAGAGCGAGCCGATACCGGGAGTCCGCCTGTCCTTCTTCGCGGGGGAGCCCCTGGACGGCGCCCTGGTGAACAGGTGGCACGACCTCTTTCCGCACTGCCAGGTGGTGAATCTCTACGGGCCGACCGAGACGACCCTGGCCCAGCACTTCCACCGGGTGCCCCGGCCCCCGGCCCCCGGGATACAGCCCGTGGGACACAACCTTCCCCGGTCGCGCAGCCACGTCCTGGACGAGAGCGGCCAACCCTGCGCGGACGGAGTCTCGGGCCAGATCCACATCGCGGCTGACCACCCCTCGTACGGCTACCTCGTCGACGGCCGGATCGTCTCCCCGTTCGTCGAGCTCCACCTCGGCGGTGAGCGGGTCCTCGCCTACCCGACCGGGGACCTCGGACGGTACGGCGCGGACGGCGTCCTGGAGATCCTCGGCCGGGCAGACGACCAGGTGAAGATCGCGGGCGTCCGGATCGAGCTGCAGGAGGTACGGTCCGCCGTCCAGTCCCACCCGAGCATCCGGGACGCTTTCGTCTGCGCGCCGGAGGACCGGTTCACCAAGACCATCGTGGCGATCGTCGAGGGGGACGCGGCGGCGGAACGGGCCCTGCGGGACCACCTGAGCGAGCGGCTGATGAGCGCCATGCTGCCCTCGGCCTTCCTCTACCTCCCCGAGTTGCCGAAGCTCCCCAACGGCAAGACCGACCGCACGGCACTGACCGAGATCGCCCGCGGCCACGTGCAGGCACGGCGCGCGGACAGCGATCGGCGCGCCGGTGCCAGGAGCGGGCCGGCCGCCGCCCGGCTGGAGCGCATCTGGCTCTCCGTGGCCGGTGGCGGGACCTCGTCCCTGGCCGACCGTGAGTCGAACTTCTTCGACATCGGCGGGACTTCGCTGACCATCGTGGCTCTCCACTCGGAGATCCAGAGCGAGTTCGACGTGCGCTTCCCGCTCGTCCGGCTCTTCGAGTACGCCTCCTTCAACGCGCAGTGCCGGTTCCTCGACTCCCTGTCCGAGGAGCCGTACGGCCGGGTGCCCGGCCGTACGGCGGCGACGGCCCGCGCCGCACGCAGCCGTGTCCTGTCGTCCCGGCGCACCTGCCGGCGCTGA